The stretch of DNA CTCTCCAGTACCAATACACTAGTCATCAACGCTGGAACGGCCACTACCATTGACTTACTGGGTGGCAATGGCGTCCATTACGGTGGCTGGATCTTGCCAGGCTTAAGTCTGATGCAAGACAGTCTTCAACAAAATACAGTCCAACTTCCATTAGCAGTTCGCGCCAACAAGCCTGAAGCTCAAGCGAGCTTTGGCAGCACTACTGATAAGGCGATTACGGGCGGTTGTGATGCAGCGCAAATAGGGGCAATACTGCGCGCAGCCTACTTAGCTAAAACCATGAATCATCCAGTTGAGCGAATTTGGCTTGATGGGGGCAATGCCAAAATTTTGGCACAAGAAATTAAACAGTTTCCAGAGTTAGCAATACTGCCAGTAGAGCCCATTGAAGGTTTAGTGTTACGTGGACTTTGGGCTTGGCTCTTACAGAATCTGTAAACCACCATGCCAGTCAACTTGTGCGGATCTTGCCCAACAGGGTTGTTGTGGAGCGCTCGTATAAAAAGGGGATAGCCACTGCCACACCACCCCAAGTTTTCACGAGGCGAGTTTCCTCCAAGGAGTCGATTTCATAATCTCCCCCCTTAACGTAAATATCTGGATGAATCTTGGCAATCAGATTAACCGGAGTCTGCTCTGTAAATAAGACGACCAAGTCGACACTCTCAAGCGCTGCCAATAAAGCCTGGCGATCAGCCTCAGTATTAATAGGCCTGTCGTCACCCTTACCCAGCATCTTGACTGAGGCATCTGAATTCACCCCCACTACAAGGCTCGCGCCAAGCTCCCTAGCTTGAGCTAAGTAGCTGGCGTGCCCTCTGTGTAGGATGTCGAAGACGCCATTCGTAAATACCAAGGGTCTCGGAAGCGCCGCAATACGGGCTTCCAGCTCAGTCGGAACGCAGACTTTAGACTCAAAAGAAGGTGGGGATAAAGAGCTCATAGCGCCATATTAATGGCATTGGGCTAAATTCAACGATATTTGCCAGAATGTCTTAGACTTGGGCATCCCCGTCCCACCTAAAGGCTCAAGATGATTCGCTCCATGCCGCGGTACTTACTGGCACTATTTTTCTTGCTTACAGCTATGCCGTTTGCAAAGGCTACTCCCGCCGCCAGCTGTAGCCCCCTCTTGTCCCACACTTTTCCAAGATTGCAGGATGAGGCACCTCAAAGCCTTTGCCAATACCAAGGAAAAGTCATTCTCGTTGTTAATACAGCCAGTTTTTGTGGCTTTACGAGCCAATATGAGGGTCTTGAGAAGTTGTATGCCAAATATAAAGACCGTGGATTAGTTGTATTAGGATTTCCATCAAACGATTTTGGCAAACAAGAGCCAGGTAGTAATAAAGATATCGCTGAGTTCTGTAAAAATACCTATGATGTGAAATTCCCCATGTTCGCTAAGAGCTCAGTAAGTGGAAGCAATCCAAACCCACTATTTAAAATGCTCATTGCTAAAACTGGGACAACACCGAAATGGAATTTTTATAAGTACCTCATTGATCGGAACGGTAATGTCGTTGATTCGTTTGGCAGCATGACAAAACCCGCAAGCAGCAGTATTACAGGTGAAATAGAGAAACTTCTTGGAGAAAAAATTTAGTGGGTAAGAAAAAAGTTGCCATCATTGGCGCTGGTATATCTGGCTTAGGATGCGCATACGCATTAAGGCTGCACCCAGATTTAGAGATCACCTTATTCGAAGGTGGCAATCATATTGGCGGCCATAGCAATACCGTAGATCTCACACTAGAAACTCCTGACGGTCAGATAACTTATGGGGTTGACACTGGATTTTTAGTATTTAATCGCAAAACCTATCCTCGCTTAGTTCGACTATTTGAGGAAATTCAGGTTCCGATTGCGCCATCAGAAATGTCCTTTTCAGTATCTATTGAAACAGGAAGAAAAACAGGGCGCAATAAAAAAATTGAGTGGGCTGGTAACGATCTCAACTCCTTCTTTGGTCAAAGATCTAATGTGTTCTCCCTGTCATTCTGGAGAATGGCTTACGACATCTTGCGCTTCAATCGTATCGCCACTCGACTGGCTGAAGAGCAAATCACTACCAAACTTGAATACTCAGAGCCAGATGAGCGCATTAAAGATTTTTTAGATCGCAATCGTTTTAGCACCAGCTTTAAAGAAAATTATTTCCTACCAATGATTGGCGCTATTTGGTCATGCTCTGTTGAGCAGATGCTAGAGTTTCCGATTCAGACTATGGTTCGCTTCTGTCATAACCATGGTCTCTTGCAAATCCAAAATCGCCCGCAATGGCTTACGGTTAAAGGCGGATCTCGAGAATATGTGAAACTTTTAGTGGCGACTCTTGAGGAACATCAAGTCCAATTTGTACGTGAAGCCGTTACTCGAGTTAATGCAAAAAAGACGGAAGACTCTCCAGTCGAAGTGGTTACATCTTCTGGGGTACATCAGTTTGATGAAGTGGTAATGGCATGTCATAGCGATCAATCCTTAGAGTTAGTACATGGCATTGGGCAAGATGCGCGCAATATTTTGGCTTCGGTGCCTTACCAAAAAAATCGTGCAATTTTGCATACTGATGTCAATTTCTTGCCGGCTACTGAACGCTGCTGGGCAGCTTGGAACTACACCGCAAAATCTGGTGCAACACCGACTGCACAACAACATGTGAGTGTAAATTATTTAATCAATCGCCTACAACCTCTACCCAAATCATTCGAGGGCACGCAAATTATTGTGAGCCTGAACCCACTGACGGATCCCAATCCAAAATTAGTGCATGAAGAAATCCATTACTCGCATCCTGTCTTTGATATGCGCGCCGTGCAGGCACAAAAAGAGCTGCCTTTAATTCAGGGTCACTCCTCAATCTGGTATTGCGGAGCATGGACAGGGTTTGGTTTTCATGAAGATGGTCTGCGCTCAGGCGAATTGGTAGCAATGGATCTCATGGAGAGCATTTCTCATCATGTTAAATCTAGCTCCATTAAAGATTCTCAGTAAATGAATTTGCCAACGATTAATTTTGGAGCTGTAAAGCATCGACGCTTTCGCCCTGCTATCAATGCGTTTGGCTATGGTGTATTTACTTTATCTATTCCAATGCGTGCGCGCAGGAATGATCCAACATTACTTAGCAAACATGGGCTCAAAGATAAGCAATTTGGACTTTTTTCCTTTTTTGACCAAGACCATGGATTAGGCGGTGAAAACAGTCTGTCCTGGATTGAATCGATCCTTAAGGACAATCACGTTCATCATGATGATGGTGAGATTTGGCTACACACTTTTCCTCGAGTTCTCGGCTATGTCTTTAATCCGGTGAGCTTTTGGATCTGCACCCAACCCAATGGTCAAGTTCAAGCGGTACTAGCGGAAGTCAATAACACCTTTGGCGAACGACACTGCTATCTGCTTCATCATGACTCCGGTAAAGCCCTGCAATCCGGAGAGACACTTGTTAGCAACAAGGTATTCCATGTCTCACCCTTTTGTGACGTGCGAGGGGAGTATCACTTCCGTTTTTTATTTCCCCAAGATAGCAATTCAAAGCGGAATATTGTTTGTCGGATTGAGTTGCACGAGGATGGCTCCCCATTAATCAACACTAGCATCAGCGGCCTAGCTCAACCGTTGACTAAAAGTGCTCTCTATCTTGCCTTTCTGCGCTACCCCCTCATGAGTTTAGGTGTCATTGGTAGAATTCACTGGCAAGCATTGAAATTATGGCTAAAAGGTGTACCCTTTCACTCAAAACCTAAACCACCAGAACTTGAAGTTACTCGATGAATCGCCCCGGTCAAACACTACTGTCTCGCCTTACCTTCTCTCGCCCTGAAAGGCGCAAATCTAAACTGCAGCAAGGTAATGCAAGCACTGTGGCTTTATTGGGTCTTTTGGATCAATTGCGCAGCGGGCATCTAGTACTCACCCTTCCTAATAATGAAGTAAGAAAGTTTGGCAACAGCGCAGACCAACCACATGCAGAAATTCAAGTTTTAGACTGGTCTGTATTTAAGCGGGTTTTATCTCATGGTGATATCGGCTTTGCCGAAAGCTATATCCGAGGCGAATGGAATACGCCCGATCTCAAAGCGGTCCTAGAGCTAGTCATTCGAAATCGCACCATCCTTGAGAAGGCAATTTATGGCAGTTGGTTTGGATCTATAGCCTATCGCCTGAGGCATTGGTTTAGAGATAACTCTAAATCCGGAAGCCGAAAAAATATTCATGCGCACTATGACTTAGGTAATGCCTTTTACACGCTTTGGCTAGACCCCACCATGAGCTACTCGAGTGCATGGTTCTCTGAGGGTGACAAGCAATCACTTATGGATGCCCAGCGTGCAAAAATCAAACGTATCTTAGACTCTATCCATGCTAAAGAGGGCGATCAACTCTTAGAAATAGGCTGTGGTTGGGGCGGCTTCATGGAAGAAGCCTTACGCAATGGCAACCAAGTCACTGGCCTGACATTGTCAACGGAACAAAAAGCGTTTGCAGACTCTCGACTTCAAAAGATTTCTACAGAGGTAAGCAATGCAAAGCAATTTGAGGTTCGGCTACAAGACTATCGGGACTGTACAGAGCAATTTGATGGTGTTGCCTCTGTTGAAATGTTTGAAGCAGTTGGTGAAAACCATTGGACTGAATACTTTCAAACAGTTGCAAAACGACTCAAAGCGGGTGGCAGAGCATGCATCCAAACTATCGTGATCGCAGACGATTTATTTGATCGTTATCGCCAAAGCACCGACTTTATTCAGCAGTATGTTTTTCCAGGGGGCATGCTTCCCTCTCCAGCTAAATTTAAGGCAGCCGCAGCAAGTGCAGGTTTAGAGCTTGAGGCAGAGTTTGCCTTTGGTGCTGACTATGCCAAAACCTTATGTCTATGGCGCGATAGTTTTAATCAAAAGATTGAGGAAATTTATCGCCTTGGTTTTGATGAGGCATTTATTCGACTCTGGAATTTTTATCTCATGTATTGCGCCGCCGGATTCTCTGAAAAGAGTATTGATGTAGTGCAATACACCCTCAAACACAAAGATGTTATTCGCTCAAGCGATGCACTACGCCCATGAAACAAAAAGGAATAGATTCTTTTGTCAATCAACGGATTTGGGTCATTGGGGCTTCCAGCGGTATTGGTGAGGCCTGCACAAAAGCATTTATCAAGGCGGGTGCAAAAGTTGCGCTTTCTAGCCGCCGTGCCGAGCGGCTAGATACTCTCGCACAATCTGCAAAACCTGGACAGGCTTTGGTTTTCCCACTAGATGTCACCCGTCAAGAACAGCTGGACTCCGCTTACCGAGGCATCCTAGAAGCCTGGGGTGGCCTAGATCTACTGTTGTTTGTCTCAGGTGTATATACCCCCTTACGTGCTGATAACTTCGAATTTAATATTGCTCAGAAAACAATTGATGCCAATCTGCTCGGCCCCATGCGGGCAGTCAGTATTGTCATGCCTGATATGCTCAAAGTGCATAGCGGACATATTGCGATCGTTGGTAGCGTAGCGGGATATAGCGGATTACCTAAAGCCTTAGCGTATGGGCCAAGTAAAGCGGGGATTATTAATTTCTGTGAAACTCTTTATTACGACTTACTACCCCAAGGTGTGAGTGTGCATATGATCTCACCGGGATTTGTTGCAACCGAGGCTACCGCACAGAATGATTTTGAGATGCCAGCGCTCATTACTGCTGATGAGGCAGCACAAGAAATTCTCGCTGGACTTCAGGCTGGAGAATTTGATATTCACTTCCCTAAGCGGTTTTCAGGATTCTTAAAGTTCCTCAGAATCCTGCCTTACCCGCTTTACTTCTGGATTATTCGACGCTTCGTCAAAATATAAAATTCTGAGTTACTTGTACTTATCCCTACGGATTTTTTGCTCCAAGTGATCCATTACAGCAATCGCTTTTGCCTTAGTACCAGCAATAGATGGGGATGTTACGTAGCGGCCCTGCATCACAATCGTTGGCACACCATCAATTCGATAAGCATCGGCCATCTGTCTTGCGGCACGTGCTTTTGATATAACGGCAAATGAGCGATAGGTGGCTAAGAAAGTATTGCGATCGATACCTTGTGAAGCTACCCAATCGGCGATCTCATTTTCTGTCATGAGGCGCTTGTTTTCTTTATGCATGGCGTACATGACTTTGTCATTCATGGCGTCACCCTTGCCCATGGACTCTAAGGCATAGAACAATTGGCTGTGCGGCATGAAGTCATCTCGGAAAGCAACGGGCACCTTACGGAATGTCACATCCTTTGCTTGGCGCTTTAGCCACGCATTAAGCTCTGGTTCAAAGTCATAGCAATGCGGGCAACCATACCAAAAGAATTCGATAACCTCGACCTTTCCTTTGGCCTCAACTGGCTGAGGGGTAGGCAAAATACGGTAATCAAACCCCTCCTCAATCTTAGGACTTTGCGCAGTAGCAAGCCCTGAAAAAGAAAATGCCAAGCCAAGAATGGCGGCAGATAAAAGGGTTCTTTTAGATTTAGATAATATAATCATGATTTGCTAGATTTAATGACGCTCGGTTTAATACCCATGCCATTAAGCTTATCACGCACGGGATTGCTTTCTTCAACACTGTTGTATGGGCCAATACGCACACGCCAAAGCATATTGCCCTCACTATTAATCTCACTTAATTGAGATTGAATGCCTTGAATCGCTAAACTCGCTTTTTGCGCATCTGCATCAGCACGCCTATTGAATGCACCTACTTGTAAGAAATAAATTGCATCCGATTTTGCGGTAGGTGCTGGGGCTATCTCTCCCGGCTTTTTACCATTAGCTACATCAGCAATTGGATCTGGCGTACTCGCTGTGGGTGCAGCTGACTTACCTTGTAGTGGTTTATTCAAATCCAGAGTCTCTGCTGGGGCAATCACCTCACCTTCCACCGATTCTGATCCCGGCTTAATTGTTAAAGGAAGATTAGGGGCTCTGACTCCAGGACGCTCTTGCGGTGTGTTTTTAGAAAGGTAAAAGGCAATCACAAAAGCAACGCCAAGGCCAACACCAAGCCCTAAGATGAAGCCAAGAATAGTGCCGCCAAACTCCGAACTCGAAGACTGGGTCTTCGGCGTAAAGCTAGTGTGTTGATTATTTTTTTTCATCGTATCTTCATCCTTCTTTTTACTTCTTAAGCGCTAGCAAGTACTACAGCTTACATCTTAGCGGGTGCTGATACACCCAATACTTTTAATCCATTTTCAAGCACTTGGCGCGTCGCTAAGAGCAATGCAAGGCGCGCTAATTTCAATGCGGGATCATCCACCAAAACGCGATCTGCGTTGTAGAAGGTATGGAAGTCTCCAGCCAAATCGCGCAAGTAGAAAGCTAATGCATGCGGCGCCAAGTCTGCAGCAGCGTTAGTCAGCATTTCTGGATATTCAGCCAAACGACGTAATAGATGATCTGAGGCTTTGCTTTGCAGTAGGGAGAGGTTCGCACCTTTGAGGTCGGATACTTTTCCACCCCATTGGGTCAGAATTGAACAAATACGCGCATGGGCATATTGCACATAGAACACGGGATTTTCATCATTCTGCTGTAATGCCAAATCAATATCAAAGACGAACTCTGTATCAGCCTTGCGGGAGATGAGGAAGAAACGCACGGCATCTCTTCCACGCTGAAGTGCTAGTTCACGCTCATCAGCAGTCATCTCTGGTGCAACACCACCAGACCACTCTACCAAGTCGCGTACAGTCACATAGGAGCCGGCACGTTTAGAAATTTTGACCTCTTCGCCGTGGCGCATCACCGTCACCATCTTGTGCAATACGTAATCAGGATAGGTTTGCGGAATATCCCAACCACGCTTCTGTGCCACACCCTGCAAGCCAGAGCGAACACGGGCGATGGTGCCGTGGTGATCACTCCCTTGGACGTTAATCACTTTTTGAAAGCCACGATTCCATTTGCTGGTGTGATAGGCGACATCAGGCACAAAGTAGGTAAAGCTACCATCAGACTTACGCATAACGCGATCCTTATCATCGCCATCATCTGTTGTCTTGAGCCAAAGCGCGCCCTCAGACTCATAGGTCTTACCAATACTTTGTAGTTCCTCAACAATCTTTGTAACACTACCATCGGTATACAAGGAAGACTCTAGGTAATAGCAATCAAACTTCACGCCAAATGTTTTTAAGTCAATGTCTTGTTCATTGCGTAAATACGCGACGGCAAATTGACGAATAGCTTCCAGGTTATCTTTATATTCAGGCGAAGCCTTAAAGGCAATCGCAATCTCTGCAATATATTCACCGTTATAAGCACTCTCTGGCCAAGCAGCATCCCCTGGTTTAAGTCCGTTTAATCGAGCTTGTACTGAGAGTGCCAAGTTTGCGATCTGGACTCCAGCATCGTTGTAATAAAACTCACGATGCACCTTGATGCCCTGAGTTGCCAATAGATTTGCTAGGGCATCGCCTAAGGCAGCTTGACGACCATGACCCACATGCAGTGGGCCAGTTGGATTAGCAGAGACAAACTCAATCATGGCACTAGAAACGGGGGCTGCCTCTGGTGCTAGCTGACCAAACTGAGATCCTGCTGTGAGGACTTCTTGCACCACTGCAGTTTTAGCAGTGTTGCTCAGGCGAAAATTAATAAATCCAGGTCCCGCAATTTCGCAGGAGGCAATGAGCTCACTATAGCCAGGCTGCTGCTCAAGGCGCTCGACCAGTGCTTGCGCTAATTCCCTGGGATTTAACTTCCAAGCCTTGGATAGCTGGAGCGCAATATTACAAGCGACATCCCCATGGTCTACCGCTTTAGGGCGCTCTAAGCGCGGCGCGGGGGCATCCCCCAAACCACCGTCCTGGGCGAGACCCTGAAGGGCTGCACTTAGCATTTCAATTAAACGATTTTTATTAGTTAACAACATAGATAAGTGAGTTTATCAGGTGGTAAGCTATTGAAATGATCTATCAATTTCGCTCCAAAGCGGGCCCTGACGTCATCATGCTGGCTGACCTCACCCAACGAATCTTTGAAATTTTGGGTCGCTCATTAGAACCTAGGGGAATTTTGACGGTAGAGCAACTACCAAGTTTCATCATCTCCCTAGAAACCGCTATTTTGAAAGACTTAGAAGAGCGCTCTAAAAGTAATACAGCGGAGCAAGAAAGTGCTGAAAAACCAAAACTTGCCGACAGGCTGGGGCAGCGTGCCTATCCTTTCCTAGAGCTGATGAAACAGGCTAAAGCCAAAGATGAACCGGTGATGTGGGGCGTTTAAAGGCCTCATCTCCCTCCACCCAAATCCAATTTAGTCTATCGAGCTTGCCAACTGGCGACGAATGTCTTCAACGGACTCATTGCGGCGCTTAGCAAGATCTTCAATCTGGTCTGCTGACAACTTACCCACATTGAAATAACGCGCATCCGGATGTGCCAGATAAAAACCGCTGACACTGGAAGCTGGGTTCATGGCCATCGATTCGGTCAAGGTCATGCCAATATCTTCCGAACCAATGACACGCAATAAATCTTTTTTCACCTCATGCGCAGGGCAAGCTGGATATCCTGGCGCTGGACGAATACCACGATATTCCTCATTAATCATTTGATCGTTCGTCAAAATCTCATCAGTCGCATAAGCCCAAAGATCGGTCCGAACACGGTGATGCATCAATTCTGCAAATGCTTCTGCCAGACGATCGGCCAAAGATTGCAACATGATTGCACTGTAGTCATCATGCTTCGCATGGAACTCAGCCACTTTTTTCTCAACCCCATGGCCAGTTGTCACAGCAAAGCAGCCTAGATAATCAGCCACATGTGAATCTTTAGGCGCAACATAGTCGGCCAAGCAACGATTAGGTCGACGAATACCATCAATAACTGGACGCTCAGCCTGCTGACGCAAGTTATGCCAAACAAATAATGGATGCTCGCGGGATTCATCGCTGTACAAGACAATGTCATCACCTATCGTGTTTGCTGGGTAGAAAGCTACTACTGCATCGGCTTGTAACCACTGACCCTTAATCAACTTGTCCAATAGCGCTTGGCCGTCTTCAAATACCTTACGCGCCTCTACACCCACAACTTCATCATCCAAGATTGCCGGGAACTTGCCAGCCAAATCCCAAGTCTGAAAGAACGGTGTCCAGTCAATATATTTGGCGATGTCACTTAAAGCAAAATTCTTGAAAACACGACGGCCAATAAACTTAGGCTTCTCAGGCACGTATTGGGCCCAATCAATCAGCTCCCGATTCTTACGCGCGGCTTCTAATGAAATAGTCGGAGATGCTTTTTTATTGGCATGCTGCTCACGAATACGTACATAGTCATCGCGCAGATCTTGAATAAATTTCTTGGCGCTTTCATCTGACAGAAGGCTTGATGCTACAGACACAGAGCGGGAGGCATCAGGTACATAGACTACTGGTCCATCATAATGCGGCGCAATCTTGACTGCAGTATGTACACGAGAAGTTGTGGCACCACCAATCATCAGCGGAATTTGACGCTCACGGAAATAATCGTCACGTTGCATCTCTTGAGCAACGTAGGTCATCTCCTCTAGAGATGGCGTGATCAAACCAGACAAGCCAACAATATCCGCTTTTTCCTCTTTGGCACGCTTCAGAATTTCTGAGCAGGGCACCATCACACCCATATTGGCAACTTCAAAGTTATTACATTGCAGCACCACCGTCACAATGTTTTTGCCAATATCGTGAACGTCACCCTTAACAGTCGCCATCACAATCTTGCCTTTGGCTTTTGCTTCACCACCAGCGGCAATGTGAAGACGCTTCTCTTCCTCAATATAAGGAATCAAAATGGCTACCGCTTGCTTCATTACACGTGCGCTCTTGACTACTTGAGGTAGAAACATCTTACCGGCGCCAAATAGGTCACCAACGACATTCATGCCATCCATCAGGGGGCCTTCAATCACCTCAATCGGACGACCACCTGCACCCATAATTTGAGCGCGCAGCTCTTCAGTGTCGCCTTCAATAAAGGTCGTGATTCCATGTACCAGAGCATGGGTTAAACGCTCACGCACCTGGGCCTCACGCCACACCAAGTTTTCTACTTGTTTTGCGCCACCGCCCTTAAATTGGTCGGCAATATCCAGTAAGCGCTCGGTTGGCGTCTTACCATCTTTTTCTTTAAAGCGGTTAAGTACCACATCCTCAACACGCTCACGTAATTCAGGATCTAGGTCTGCATATACGCCGAGCTGTCCCGCATTCACAA from Polynucleobacter duraquae encodes:
- a CDS encoding type III pantothenate kinase; this encodes MSLYLVFDLGNTRLKWAAVESTQNIADRNKKLWAYSGSISTKSFQSPELRAELSDYISKTLPKPDAIGFCCVAGDAAIENLRSLFPQWQDLEWKQLRGSSPYQGLRTLYQDPSKLGADRWAALIGARALSSTNTLVINAGTATTIDLLGGNGVHYGGWILPGLSLMQDSLQQNTVQLPLAVRANKPEAQASFGSTTDKAITGGCDAAQIGAILRAAYLAKTMNHPVERIWLDGGNAKILAQEIKQFPELAILPVEPIEGLVLRGLWAWLLQNL
- a CDS encoding DUF1365 domain-containing protein, with product MNLPTINFGAVKHRRFRPAINAFGYGVFTLSIPMRARRNDPTLLSKHGLKDKQFGLFSFFDQDHGLGGENSLSWIESILKDNHVHHDDGEIWLHTFPRVLGYVFNPVSFWICTQPNGQVQAVLAEVNNTFGERHCYLLHHDSGKALQSGETLVSNKVFHVSPFCDVRGEYHFRFLFPQDSNSKRNIVCRIELHEDGSPLINTSISGLAQPLTKSALYLAFLRYPLMSLGVIGRIHWQALKLWLKGVPFHSKPKPPELEVTR
- a CDS encoding thiol:disulfide interchange protein DsbA/DsbL, which produces MIILSKSKRTLLSAAILGLAFSFSGLATAQSPKIEEGFDYRILPTPQPVEAKGKVEVIEFFWYGCPHCYDFEPELNAWLKRQAKDVTFRKVPVAFRDDFMPHSQLFYALESMGKGDAMNDKVMYAMHKENKRLMTENEIADWVASQGIDRNTFLATYRSFAVISKARAARQMADAYRIDGVPTIVMQGRYVTSPSIAGTKAKAIAVMDHLEQKIRRDKYK
- a CDS encoding SAM-dependent methyltransferase is translated as MNRPGQTLLSRLTFSRPERRKSKLQQGNASTVALLGLLDQLRSGHLVLTLPNNEVRKFGNSADQPHAEIQVLDWSVFKRVLSHGDIGFAESYIRGEWNTPDLKAVLELVIRNRTILEKAIYGSWFGSIAYRLRHWFRDNSKSGSRKNIHAHYDLGNAFYTLWLDPTMSYSSAWFSEGDKQSLMDAQRAKIKRILDSIHAKEGDQLLEIGCGWGGFMEEALRNGNQVTGLTLSTEQKAFADSRLQKISTEVSNAKQFEVRLQDYRDCTEQFDGVASVEMFEAVGENHWTEYFQTVAKRLKAGGRACIQTIVIADDLFDRYRQSTDFIQQYVFPGGMLPSPAKFKAAAASAGLELEAEFAFGADYAKTLCLWRDSFNQKIEEIYRLGFDEAFIRLWNFYLMYCAAGFSEKSIDVVQYTLKHKDVIRSSDALRP
- a CDS encoding SPOR domain-containing protein; the encoded protein is MKKNNQHTSFTPKTQSSSSEFGGTILGFILGLGVGLGVAFVIAFYLSKNTPQERPGVRAPNLPLTIKPGSESVEGEVIAPAETLDLNKPLQGKSAAPTASTPDPIADVANGKKPGEIAPAPTAKSDAIYFLQVGAFNRRADADAQKASLAIQGIQSQLSEINSEGNMLWRVRIGPYNSVEESNPVRDKLNGMGIKPSVIKSSKS
- a CDS encoding NAD(P)/FAD-dependent oxidoreductase yields the protein MGKKKVAIIGAGISGLGCAYALRLHPDLEITLFEGGNHIGGHSNTVDLTLETPDGQITYGVDTGFLVFNRKTYPRLVRLFEEIQVPIAPSEMSFSVSIETGRKTGRNKKIEWAGNDLNSFFGQRSNVFSLSFWRMAYDILRFNRIATRLAEEQITTKLEYSEPDERIKDFLDRNRFSTSFKENYFLPMIGAIWSCSVEQMLEFPIQTMVRFCHNHGLLQIQNRPQWLTVKGGSREYVKLLVATLEEHQVQFVREAVTRVNAKKTEDSPVEVVTSSGVHQFDEVVMACHSDQSLELVHGIGQDARNILASVPYQKNRAILHTDVNFLPATERCWAAWNYTAKSGATPTAQQHVSVNYLINRLQPLPKSFEGTQIIVSLNPLTDPNPKLVHEEIHYSHPVFDMRAVQAQKELPLIQGHSSIWYCGAWTGFGFHEDGLRSGELVAMDLMESISHHVKSSSIKDSQ
- a CDS encoding SDR family NAD(P)-dependent oxidoreductase: MKQKGIDSFVNQRIWVIGASSGIGEACTKAFIKAGAKVALSSRRAERLDTLAQSAKPGQALVFPLDVTRQEQLDSAYRGILEAWGGLDLLLFVSGVYTPLRADNFEFNIAQKTIDANLLGPMRAVSIVMPDMLKVHSGHIAIVGSVAGYSGLPKALAYGPSKAGIINFCETLYYDLLPQGVSVHMISPGFVATEATAQNDFEMPALITADEAAQEILAGLQAGEFDIHFPKRFSGFLKFLRILPYPLYFWIIRRFVKI
- a CDS encoding DUF1840 domain-containing protein, giving the protein MIYQFRSKAGPDVIMLADLTQRIFEILGRSLEPRGILTVEQLPSFIISLETAILKDLEERSKSNTAEQESAEKPKLADRLGQRAYPFLELMKQAKAKDEPVMWGV
- a CDS encoding glutathione peroxidase, translated to MPRYLLALFFLLTAMPFAKATPAASCSPLLSHTFPRLQDEAPQSLCQYQGKVILVVNTASFCGFTSQYEGLEKLYAKYKDRGLVVLGFPSNDFGKQEPGSNKDIAEFCKNTYDVKFPMFAKSSVSGSNPNPLFKMLIAKTGTTPKWNFYKYLIDRNGNVVDSFGSMTKPASSSITGEIEKLLGEKI
- the argS gene encoding arginine--tRNA ligase, whose translation is MLLTNKNRLIEMLSAALQGLAQDGGLGDAPAPRLERPKAVDHGDVACNIALQLSKAWKLNPRELAQALVERLEQQPGYSELIASCEIAGPGFINFRLSNTAKTAVVQEVLTAGSQFGQLAPEAAPVSSAMIEFVSANPTGPLHVGHGRQAALGDALANLLATQGIKVHREFYYNDAGVQIANLALSVQARLNGLKPGDAAWPESAYNGEYIAEIAIAFKASPEYKDNLEAIRQFAVAYLRNEQDIDLKTFGVKFDCYYLESSLYTDGSVTKIVEELQSIGKTYESEGALWLKTTDDGDDKDRVMRKSDGSFTYFVPDVAYHTSKWNRGFQKVINVQGSDHHGTIARVRSGLQGVAQKRGWDIPQTYPDYVLHKMVTVMRHGEEVKISKRAGSYVTVRDLVEWSGGVAPEMTADERELALQRGRDAVRFFLISRKADTEFVFDIDLALQQNDENPVFYVQYAHARICSILTQWGGKVSDLKGANLSLLQSKASDHLLRRLAEYPEMLTNAAADLAPHALAFYLRDLAGDFHTFYNADRVLVDDPALKLARLALLLATRQVLENGLKVLGVSAPAKM
- the rfaE2 gene encoding D-glycero-beta-D-manno-heptose 1-phosphate adenylyltransferase — translated: MSSLSPPSFESKVCVPTELEARIAALPRPLVFTNGVFDILHRGHASYLAQARELGASLVVGVNSDASVKMLGKGDDRPINTEADRQALLAALESVDLVVLFTEQTPVNLIAKIHPDIYVKGGDYEIDSLEETRLVKTWGGVAVAIPFLYERSTTTLLGKIRTS